The Ignavibacteriales bacterium genome contains the following window.
AAGGTTCAGAAATGTCGGGAATAATTTCGATCGGCGATATAATTAAGAATATGGTGGAGATTAAAAATACTGAGATCAAATCATTAATCGATTATATATCGGGGAAATATCCGGGTTGATGATATCAGGATCGACAACTTAAGCTTTGATATGAAATACGCTACTGTTTATCTTCGGGCTTTGGCACAGGTATTAGATTACCTCTTTCTAAGTTTATTCTTCTTCCCTGTAACATATTTAATAAAAGGAAAATGGTTGATGTTCCCCGAGGATCATCTTTGGATAATATTCGATCCATTATGTGCAATATTTCTCATAACAATATTTTTGTATTTCATTATTTTAGAAAAACTAACCGGATATACAGTATGGAAGTTCATTCTCGGCTTAAAAGTTTCGTCAATTGAGGGTGGAACGATCAGCTACTGTCAGAGTTTCATTAGAAACTTAGGGAGGTTATTGGATGGTTTGCCTATGTTCAATATACTTGGGATAATAAGCATAATGAATTCTCCACTTAAGCAAAGGATAGGCGATAAATTAGCCAAGACTGTTGTTCATCAATTAGAAAAATGATCGATTTAATTTGATAAATATCGTTATGAGGGAATATGCATCAGCCCATAAAACTTAATGATGTGACAAAAATAAATTCCATCCAAGATATGGTTATCAAATCGTCGGGCGGGTTCGGAAACAATCTTGCCCTTGAAGATTTGCGACAAACGCCAATATCACGGCTTCGCTACAGTGAGTTATTATCAAATGTTTTAAAATTCGGTTCTGCCTTAAAAAAGTTGGGGTTAAAACGGCGAGATCATATCGCTATAGTCAGTGAAAATCGTGTCCAGTGGGCGCTTAGTTATTTAACCTGCATGTGCTTCGATTTTGTTGTTTGTCCCATCGATAGAAATCTTCCTACTAATGAAATATTAAATATACTTCACGAATCAGATTCAGTTGCGGTCATCTATTCTGATCAATTCGATGCGATCCTCTCAGAAGCCCGTCCTTCATTAAAACATTTGAAGTGGTATCTGAACATGGATTTAGCATCCCGCCACGATCATATATATTCGATGGCGGAATTGATCACCCATAGCGCCGCATGCAGAGTTGAGGAATTGCCGAAAATTGATCCCGCTGAAATGGCTGAAATTATTTTTACATCGGGAAGCTTAGGGAGAGCGAAGGGAGTAATGTTGAGCCAGAAAAATCTTGCGTCAAATCTAATGGCGATGGTGAGTGTTGTGCTTATAGATCAGACCGACAGATTTCTTTCGGTACTTCCTATGCATCACAGTTACGAGTGTACCTGCGGTTTACTTTGTCCGCTTTACACAGGCGCATCTGTTCATTATGCTCAATCGTTGAAAACTGTTGTAGAAGATTTGCAGTCATCTCATGCTACAATCCTTCTCGGTGTTCCGCTTTTATATGAAAAGATGTTCAAGCGCATACACAAAGGTATTCAGGAAGATAAAATGAAGTCGTTGATTGTTCCGCCTCTGATTCGAGCGACCAATCTTTTATCAAAGTTAGGGTGGAAAGCATCGAAGCGCATTGTCTTTCGTGAGCTTCACGAACGATTCGGCGGATCAATCCGTCTATTTATTACCGGCGGAGCTGCGTCGAATCCGACAGTTGCACGAGGTTTGAAAGCTTTTGGTTTTAATATGATTCAAGGTTACGGTTTAACCGAGACCTCACCGATACTCGCATTGAATCCTGTGCAGATTCATAAAGACAACGCGGCAGGAATTCCATTGCCCGGTGTCGATATAAAAATTAACAATCCCGATCATCTTGGAGTTGGAGAAATCTGGGCGAAGGGACCTAGCATAATGCTTGGATATTACAAGAATGAAAAAGCCACACGTGATGTTATGGAAGATTCGTGGTTCAAGACAGGCGATCTTGGATATATGGATGATGACGGATTTTTACATATCGCTGGCCGACTTAAAAACGTAATCATCTCGAAACGCGGAGAAAATGTTTATCCCGAAGAATTAGAAGATTTGCTTTTACGCAGTCCTTTTATTCAGGAGTGCATGGTATACGGCGAGAAAGATCCGAAGCATGGTGAGGTAATTGCTGTGCAGATACTCCCAGATGCTGAAGCATTCATAGCACTCGCGGAAACGGAAAATGTAAAGATCACTGATGAATTGATGCGTGAAACGCTGAATAAAGAAGTGGCTAAGATAAACAAACAGGTTTCACAATTTAAGCAGATCACAAAGATTTATATCCGCGAGCGCGAGTTCGAGAAAACTACAACTCAAAAAGTAAAAAGGTATCTTGTTTCTAAGAATGAAACTGTTCCGAGAGAATTATAAGTCAAGTATGGCATAAAATCGGTAGTTACATTCCTGCCAATTAATCTCAATTATAATTGAAAATAATTCAATTTTTTTAATGACCTATTTCTTAAAAATATTGTTCATAATTTTTTTAATTTTCTTTTTTGATCACGCTCAAGGACAATCGGATAATCTTGAAATAATTCATAAAAATATTCCTGAATCTTCTATGAAGGTTCAACTCCCGATTAAAATAATGCCTTTGGGTAACTCGATCACGCAATTAGACTGGCAGGGTGGATATCGAAGATTGTTAAAGGATTCACTTGTGCTAGGAGGATTCAGCACAGATTTTGTCGGCTCCAATGATTATGGACAGGCAAACTGGGACAATCCCGATTATGAACATGAGGGTTATAATTCTGCAACGATAACGAGAGAAGCGGGCAGAGTATATCCACAGATCGAAACCGCAGCCGAAAGAATGGCAACCTACCAACCCGAAATAGTTATTATCGAGCTTGGAACCAACGACCTGCATTCAGGCGGACGTACACCTGCAATGTTCCGCGATGACATGCGAATGTTGCTTGATACAATCTGGAGCGTAAATCCGGGCATCAAGATAGTTTTGAACACAATAACACCTCCCGATACAATCGGTCATTCTAATTTCGTTCCGTTATGGTTCAATGTAATCGCAGCCAACGCACTTTTTCCCGCCTTAGTTTCTGAAAAAGTTGTGCAAGGTAGGACAATTGTACTGGCTGATGTTTACGCTGCTTTTATGCCGCCGGAAAGTGTAAAGGCATATATCCTAGACGGTATTCATCCTTCGTACGATGGATGGGATGGACATCCGGTGGGCGGATACAGAAGAATGGCAAAAGCAATTTATCCAAGTGTAAAAGCATTGATCGACGGGTTACCAATATTGCCGTTCGCTCCAATTCTATTATCGCCTCTGAATGCTTCGACGAATCACGACACGATCCTGAGTTTGAGCTGGAGTTCATCGAATAATGCGAACAAATACAGATTACAGTTGTCAACAGATTCCGGTTTTATTTCGATTGTACATGATGATACGACGATCCCAACAATATCGAAACAAGTCAATGGTTTGAATGATCAAAAATATTATTGGCGCGTAAAAGCCGGAAATTCTGCAGGATGGGGTGAGTGGTCCGGGACATGGAGTTTCATGTACCTTAATCCTGTGTCCGTCAGTTTTTTTGATGATCTTCCCGGACAATTTATTTTGTACAATAATTATCCGAATCCGTTCAATCCGGAAACAAATATCGAATATCGAATATCAGACAACGGATTTGTAACGTTGAACATTTTTAATATGGTAGGTCAGGAGGTAGCCGTTTTGGTAAAAGAAGTGCAACAGCCGGGTTCATACAGAGTGAACTGGGATGCAAGGTGTTTACCGAGCGGAGTTTATTATTGTCGGTTGATTGCAGGTAGATATTTATCAGCGATAAATTTATTATTATTGAAATAATGAGATTGATCTTTTTGATATTTATAACGGCAACGGCATGTATTCCTCAGCCAGGGTTCAAACGGGCTCCTATTACCGCTGATGAAATGATGATTGAAGTATCTCAAGGATCGTCGCGTGAAGTTGCTTATACTAACAAGCAGGCAGGAGTTTATTATACAGAAACAAACGGAGTCCACCGCTCCGGCTGGCAGGGATGGCGTGTGATGTCGACAGAAATAATGGAAAATTATTCCATCGGCATCGATGGAATAATTTTAAAACCTGTCGATGCAGATGCCGAAGCATATCCTCATCAGCTTGTGAGAAAATATCCGGATGATATAACGGAAACGTTTACACTTTTAGATTCAATTGACGCATTCGTCGTCGAACTTGATAGATTAGATGGAAAAGAATTATCAATCAATCCATACTTCACCAATTCTTTTGATCCTAATGATTTTGAGATCGTTTTTGAGGAGGATGTCCTTCTCATCGCGAATAAAAAACATCTCATCAGAACTCAAAATGAGAATTACCCGGTGTGGATTGGAATATCAGTTGTGCCGGGTGATAAACTTAATTCTATACGTTCATCCGATACTCTCAATACGACATTTTCTCCAGTGAATTGTCAATTGTCAATTGGCAATTGTCAATTGAAAATTATTTTCATAGCAGGTGATACCAAATCCCAAACCATTTCACTCGCAAAACATGTTGCACAAAATTATCCGTCGCTAATCGAAAAGCGCAAGAAACGGATGGAAGATTTACTTAACTATTCTTATGTCCGTACCGATAACAAACGGTTTGATAAGGCGCTTTACTGGGCGAAGATATCGATGGATGCCTTGATTATGAACCAGCGTGGAAAAGGCATCTTTGCCGGATTGCCTTGGTTCGATAATTATTGGGGGAGAGATTCGTTTATCTCGTTGGCAGGTGCGACACTTGTTACCGGAAATTTCAAAGATGCTAAAGAAATTCTCAAATCATTCGCCGCATGGCAGGATACAAATCCGAACAGTACAAACTACGGACGCATACCTAATCTTGTTACAACAAATTCTATTTCGTACAACACTGCAGATGGAACGCCACGTTTTGTTATTACCCTTAATGATTATGTGATGTATTCGGGTGATACTGTTTTCGTACGAGAAATGTATCCTGTTGTAAAACGTTCGATTGAAGGAACTATAAAATATCACATGGATTCCCTCGGTTTTCTTACACATGGCGATGCTGAAACATGGATGGATGCTGTTGGACCTGATGGTGCTTGGAGTCCGAGAGGGAATAGGGCGAATGATGTTCAAATGTTATGGTATGATCAGCTTAAAATTGGGATTTATTATGCTTATATAGCCCTTGATACGATTAACAAAAATTACTGGTATGATTTGGAATTGAAGTTAAGTAAAAACTTTTCGAAATATTATTTTAGTAAAAATGATAGTCTCATATTTGATCATCTTAATGTGGATGGAACTCCTGATACGCAACTTCGTCCAAACCAACTTTTTGTTTTAGATAAATATATATACGATGGAGCAACGGGTGCTAAAATATTTCAAACCATAACAAGTGAATTGGTTTACCCTTATGGCGTTGCGTCACTATCTCAGAAAGACAGTAATTTCCATCCATATCATCATTATGAGCCATTCTATGTTCAGGATGCAGCTTACCATAACGGAATAGTTTGGACTTGGTTGGCGGGGAAATGGATCGATGCGGCAATCAAGTACCGGCATCCAGATTTGGCTTATGTGGTTACAGAGAATATGGTCAATCAAATTTTAGATCAAGGCGCAATCGGTACTTTGTCGGAATTAATCGATGCCGCACCCAGAAGCGGTGAGAAAATTCCAAGGTTATCCGGCACTTACTCGCAAGCTTGGAGCTTAGCAGAGTTTATCAGGAATTTTTACCAATCATACTTAGGAATAAATATTAGTTCATCAGAAAATCTAATTAAGATATTACCGCAAATTCCTCAAGCAATTTCAAAAATCGATTATGTTCTACCGCTTGCAAATTCAAAATTATATTTTCATGTCGATCAGTTATCCAATCAATATAATTTATCTGTCTATTCCGATTCAAATTCTCCTCGTAACGAAATATCTGTCGAATGGTTAAAAAAAGATGAGAGCGGATGCCACACCAGGTTTAAATTGAATTCAAACGGTTACATGAAATTCGAAATGGATGATGATCATGCCGAAATAATCGATTCTCAAAATGTATTTTTTTTCTCAATGGGTAAATATCATTCGCAGATGTCATTAAAGCCATATCCAAAACAAATGAAATTATGGTATCAAGATTATACTTATTTTGACGATATAAAATTAGAATTAGCTACACCAAAAATCGATTCTAATCTAAAATGCCTCCAACCTCCATCTCATCGTCTCCTTTCAAATTCCGAAATCAAACAATCAAATATGCAAGCAAAGGTTATGTATGATGTAAGTGATCCGGAAGGGGATGATAACGGAGGTGGTGCATACATTTATCCGCAGACCGTAAACCTCAAATCAGGAAGTCTTGACATAACCCACTTCACCGTCTCAAAAGATAATAAGAATGTGTTCTTCAAACTACAATTCAAAAATCTCTCCAACCCCGGATGGCATCCTGAATACGGATTTCAATTAACCTATACAGCGATTGCCATTGATAAAAATGTAAGCAACGGAGAAACAAATGTTGGCATGAATTCGAACTATAAATTTACTGATGGGTTTAAATTTCAAAATATAATTTATATTGGTGGAGGAATTCGTATTATGAACGACAGCGGAAAAACTCTTGCAGAATATTTACCAGTAGCTGGAGATGAGAAAAATCCGTTAGGCAATGCAAACGCGAAGTTAATTGAATTTTCCATACCAATTGATTTAATCGGTGCACCGGATAATTCATGGCGATATGCTGTTCTTGTCGGTGCGCAGGATGATCACGGTGGTGCCGGTATCGGTGAATTCAGGTCTGTGGGTCCGGTTGCTCAGGAATGGGTAGGAGGTGGACAGAAGAATCCAGCCGATCCAAATATTTATGATTTGATTTTACCTTCAGAATAAATCAATACAACCATACTCGAACATTCTGCAAATTTCAAATAATTCTTGTATATTCATAACTAATGGAACAGCATAAGATTGATGAAAAAAAGCGTGTAGCTTTAATTTCCGTTTTCGGTGCTTTATTGATAACGGGCATGAAGCTCATTGTTGGCATTCAAACAAATAGTTTAGGGATACTTTCCGAGGCGGCACACTCAGGGCTCGATTTAATCGCCGCAGTGATTACATATTTTGCGGTCAGGATTGCAGATAAACCTGCAGATGAAAAACATCAATACGGCCACGGAAAGATAGAGAATGTATCTGCATTTGTGGAGACATTATTGTTAGTATTGACCTGCTCGTGGATTATTTATGAAGCTATCAGGCGGTTGATTACCGGAACAACCGAGGTTGAAGTAAATATCTGGGGATTTGGTGTGGTTCTTTTTGCAATAATTGTAGATATAAGTCGTGCAAGAGCGTTGAGTAAAGTAGCAAAGAAATACAATAGTCAAGCTCTTGAGGCGGATGCTTTGCATTTTTCAAGCGATGTGTGGTCATCGCTGGTTGTAATTGCCGGACTCTTTTTTGTATCGGTGGGTTATGTTTGGATGGATGCATTAGCGGCAATCATGGTTGCAATTTTGGTTTTATTCGTGAGCTACAGATTGGGAAGACGCACTGTTGATGCATTGATGGATAGAGTTCCTGATGGAGTAACGGATGAAATTACAAGTATTATAAAAAATGTTTCGGGAGTTGAAAAAATTCAAAATACTCGTTTAAGAACTTCAGGCGGAAAATTATTTATAGATGCTACGGTGGCGATACGACGAACAACACCGTTTATGCTTGCCCACGGAATAATGGATCGTATCGAAAAAGCAATACACGAAAAACACGGCGATGCCGATGTCGTAGTTCATGCCGAACCATTTGAGAGTGGTGATGAAACGATTTCTGATAAAGTAAGGATGATAGTTGTTGGCAGGGGAATGCGTGTTCCGCATAATTTAGAGGTGCACCACAATAACGGAAGATATCAGGTAGATTTCGACATTGAGCATCAAAAAGGGAAAACCTTCGTTGAGGCCCACGAACTGACTTCAGAAATTGAAAAGGAGATTATCCAAAAACTTCCGGCGATTGATAAGGTGACAATCCACATGGAAGAATTCGATACAGATCATAACGAAATCATTGTTGAATCTGCCGCGCATCTTGAGGATAAAGTTCGTTCTTTAGTCTCAGCCGAAAAACGAATACTTAAATGTTCCGATGTGAATATCATAAAGATAGGTGAGAAATATAATTTATCGCTCACTTGTCAATTTGATAAAACAAAGACGCTGGATGAGGTTCATCTGATAATATCAGAATTAGAAACTATCCTCTATACGAAGCTGAAAGAATTCCGCCGAATAACAATTCATGCGGAACCGTTATGAAGTAGATTAAATCGTCCGCTGATCCAAAAAATTACACTCACCAAGAGCCCCGGATACATCGGTTCAATGCCAAACGCGTAGTTGCCTGCGTTGCCATCCAAGTGTCCTGAAATCAACCAACCAATAGAAGTCGACCAACCTAAAAGCATTGAGAGAAAGGCATACTTTACCTCAATTTTAAATTTATCAAAATAACTTGCAATCAGCGGGACAAGTAATCCGGGAATCACCACCGTTCCAATAGTGTACCAGATCTTGATAACACTTGGAATCAGAAGAGCGATTACAACGGAGAGGAAAAACGAAACGATTAAACCAACTTTGATCAAGATAGTTGCATTGTTCGATGTGAGATGTTGGATGTTCGATGTGTGCTTGTTCCCAATGAGCAGTCTGCCAAAGATGTCTCTCCCGAGTGTTTGTGCTGAGACGAACGCCAGTGTGTTTAATGTTGACATGATTGTAGCAAGCATACCAACATAAAATAATCCTTTTGCAATTGGTGGAAGCACCGCTTCGGCGAGCATAGGGTACGCCATTATCGGTTCAGGGAGATTAGGCAAAGCGGCGCGTGCATATAATCCAGCCGTTGCTGTCATAAAGTCGAACACTAACCAAAAGATAATTGAGACGAGAATTCCTTTCTGAGCAGTTGCACCATCTTTCGCGGCATAACAACGTTGGTGAAATGCCGGATCGACCAATGTCCAGAGTGCTATGAAGAACCAGACCATAATAAATTGTGCAGAGTTTCCACCGCTCCATTCAAGATGTAACGGAGGAAGATTTGTTTGCAGAAATTCCATACCGCCGAACTTTAAGAAACTAAATGGTAAAATAACAGCAAAGCCAGTAAACATCAGAATAAATTCTAAGATATCTGTTTGTACATCTGCTTGAAACCCACCCCAATAAAGATACGAGATTGCTACGATTGCAACGACAATCATACTGATAATCAAACTCCATCCGAAAATCATTTGAATTAAAACACCGAGCATTAAAATATATGGTGCGGGTGTCATCAATATGAATGTCAGTAATGAACCGAGTATGGCTGTTTTTTTGTCGTATGCCAGCTCGAGCTTATCGGGGATGGAGTATAAATTTGTCGCGCGGATTTTCTTTGCAAGAAAGAACGCAAAGATCGCGGCGAAGATGTAATATGGAACTCCCTGAACAACCCAGTTTGAAATGCCGTAACGGTACGAAAATTCTCCAACGCCTAATATTCCGCCGTACCATGTCGATACCAACGTCATTACGAAGACAGGTAGGGTTAATGATCTCCCAGCGAGGAGGAAGTCATCATCGCTGCCGCTGACCTTTCTTGCCGCCCGAAATCCGACATAAAGTACGGCAAGAAAATAAAGAATGATTATTATTATATCGGATAATGCGAAATGTATCATCGAGAGTAAAATGTGATAAGATTATTTTATCGGCTGTGAATATGCCATGCCTCGCCATGAAAGCGATACAATAAAAGTGTGCCTGTGTCGACATGGATAGTAACGTTTTCAGAAACTGCTTCGTTGCTTATTCCATCCCGGACACCAAGCTCAAGTGTTTCGTTGTTTAAGATATATTTTAAATTGTTTGTTGAAATGCCAGTGCATTTATCGAGAGGAATGAGAGATAACTTCTCTCCTTTGTGCATATCAAGATGGACTTCATTTCGAATGAGAGTTAATTCTCCTTCCGAATCAATCATTCGAATGTGAATTTGTGTGCCGAATTTTTTAAAGCATCCCAAACTGCCGGTTGTATGATCGATTCGGGTTCCAAGAGCTCCGACAATATCGATTGAAGTGATTGCATGATCGATGCAATATTTAATCGCTTTTTCAAGGTCAGTTGAATTTTGATCATCAATCTGAATCTGTTCTACATCGTGATAAAATGTTTGGGTTGATGGTAATATTGAATCAAGGTCACCGATAATCACCGAAGGTTTAACTCCCAATTCACGCGCATGATTTGCACCGCCGTCGGCACAAATTATTGTTGATGCGAATTTTGCCAATCCTCTCACGAAATCGGGATTTGGGACAGTTCCATTTGCAATGATAAGTGCATGCATGATTAAAATGTCGAAGAAATTCCTAAAATATAATTACGTTCAGCAGCAGGGAAAAATGAATTTCCTTCGCCGCTCATGAAATAAAGTCGATTGAATATATTCCTTACTTCACCGCGAAGCAATAACTCCATTCCGAAAATGTCGGATACTTTATACAAAAACTCGGTATTGAAAATTGTGTATGGATCATTTTTATTTTCTTCGTTTTTAAAATTATCAGTGTAGAATGGACCGACATATTTTGCTGTTAGTGATGATGTTAACTCATCTAATTTGTAAGATAGTCTTAGGTTCGCCAGCAAATCCGGGAATCCGGCAAGTGGATTTCCGTCCAACGAAGTTGAAAGTCCATTCTCAATGACTATATATCTAATAAGTTGATTTCGGGAGTATGACAAATTACCGCTTAAAGTTGCCTGGTGTAGAAACTGCCAACGTCCTTCAATCTCAAGTCCGACGTGGCGCGATCTTCCTGCGTTGCCGGTAACCGGCTGACCAAAAATATCTACCTGTCCGTTTTTCACAAGCTCATCCGTAAATTCCATCCAGAAGATATTCGCGCTCAATTTCGTAATCGGTGTATTATAACCGAATCCAAATTCAATATCAAGAAGTCTTTCAGGTTTTGCCAATGGCGATTTGAAATCATACTTAACAAAACCGCCTGTGGTATCTGACTTGAATTGAGGCGCGGCACCGAAATATGAATCTTCAGCCGCGTACAGATTGCGAAGTCGTGGTTCTCTGGATGTGTATCCTAAAGAGATGTAACTATTCCAATCTGTATTGATGTTGTAATTTATACCAATTCTTGGGTTTGCGAAAAAATATGAAATGCTGAAATCATTACCAATGAATTTTTCGTTATTGATACCGTATCGATTTCTTACGAATTGAATATCAGCCATTACCGATATATCGTCCGACGGTTTATACAACTCATGAAGACAAAAAGATAAAATATCTTTCTCTCCATGATATTCATAAAAGTGGTAATCAGGATCGATGTTAGCAGGAAGGTTTTCGGCGAATTGAATTTTTCCCCAATGAACTGAGCGGTGAAAACGAAGTTCGGCTCCAAGTGTGAGAGAACCATTATTGTGATCGATTTCCAAACGTGGTAACCAGCCGCCTTGCCGATTCCCGACGAATGCACGTACAAGAGCATTGGTTGGATTTTGCGAAGTGGGAATTCCGTAATTAGATCCCAAACGAAGCATAGAAGTGTCTGCCCACGATGCATCGTAATCGAAGAAGCCATCTCCGGTGTAATAGAAAAAAGTGTTAGCCAGCGTTAGCTCGGAAGTAATTTTCCAATCGTTCATCAATTCATAATGCGGCTGAGAGAAATTTTCGATTTCCTGCTTTCTGCGTTGAGAATAGTAATTGTAACTTGTTCCGGTCGAGTCAACTTCCCAATAAGACAAATTTTGTAATCGAAGTTTTGTATCGTTGTTGACGAATTTGGGAAGTCCTGTGTAAACAAGTCCATCTGATATAGGACCTCCAAAGATATGAAATCGCGTTGTCATATTCTTGTCGAGTCGTATTCCGCCGATGAAGTATGAATTCAAATCTATCCATGAATTATCCCTGTAACCTGTGCTTTGTATCTTTCCTAATTTAGTGTAGAAAAGATATTTCCCGTCTATAAGTCCTGAATTGATGGAGATATTAAATTTTTTTGTTGAAAGAACCGGTGAATAATTTCTATCTCCATATTCCTGAAATCCGAGAATCGATTCGAAAGTGATCGCGGGTGATTGATTAAATGGGTTAGTCACTAGATTAACTGAACCGCCGATGGCAGGCGGTCCGTAAAAAGCGCTGCCGGATCCACGCTGTATTTGAATATCGCCGGTACTTGCCATCAAATCCGGAAAATCTATCCAGTAAACATTATGATCTTCAGGATCATTTTGCGGTATTCCATTTATCATCACAGAAATTCTACGCTGATCGAAACCGCGCAGCTTAATGTAATTATATCCGATCCCGTTACCGTTTTCAGAATAATATGTGACCGAAGGAAGCTCGGAGAGTAAAGCAGGGATATCTTGGATAGAATATCTTTCCGAAATTTGTTGTTGTGAGATATTGGAAAATGTTGCGGGAGTTTCTCTCTCAGTTGCGTAGGTGGGATAAACAACAACAGGGGAGAAGTAATATGTTGTGTCCGGTTCTTCCTGTGTTATGACCTGCGCATCGCAGCGAGTGAAAATTAGATAGAT
Protein-coding sequences here:
- a CDS encoding TonB-dependent receptor translates to MKTFLFLTVIIIYLIFTRCDAQVITQEEPDTTYYFSPVVVYPTYATERETPATFSNISQQQISERYSIQDIPALLSELPSVTYYSENGNGIGYNYIKLRGFDQRRISVMINGIPQNDPEDHNVYWIDFPDLMASTGDIQIQRGSGSAFYGPPAIGGSVNLVTNPFNQSPAITFESILGFQEYGDRNYSPVLSTKKFNISINSGLIDGKYLFYTKLGKIQSTGYRDNSWIDLNSYFIGGIRLDKNMTTRFHIFGGPISDGLVYTGLPKFVNNDTKLRLQNLSYWEVDSTGTSYNYYSQRRKQEIENFSQPHYELMNDWKITSELTLANTFFYYTGDGFFDYDASWADTSMLRLGSNYGIPTSQNPTNALVRAFVGNRQGGWLPRLEIDHNNGSLTLGAELRFHRSVHWGKIQFAENLPANIDPDYHFYEYHGEKDILSFCLHELYKPSDDISVMADIQFVRNRYGINNEKFIGNDFSISYFFANPRIGINYNINTDWNSYISLGYTSREPRLRNLYAAEDSYFGAAPQFKSDTTGGFVKYDFKSPLAKPERLLDIEFGFGYNTPITKLSANIFWMEFTDELVKNGQVDIFGQPVTGNAGRSRHVGLEIEGRWQFLHQATLSGNLSYSRNQLIRYIVIENGLSTSLDGNPLAGFPDLLANLRLSYKLDELTSSLTAKYVGPFYTDNFKNEENKNDPYTIFNTEFLYKVSDIFGMELLLRGEVRNIFNRLYFMSGEGNSFFPAAERNYILGISSTF